actcttcctgaaaaacttttttttaagcctcaaatatcatatatttttgtgtgtaattgtgcctttaaacgattacataattgtgtcatctgtaattgtaattgcgattaaaaattcgattaattgtgcagccctacttccACCCATCCGTCCATCCCCCCATCcgtccatccacccatccatccatccatccatccacccatccgtccatccgtccatccgtccatccgtccatccatccatccacccatccgtccacccacccatccatccatccacccatccatccatcagtagGGTTAAGCAGAGATGCCGTGGTGTTGTTACCGATGATGTCAGTCATCTTGTCAGTGACGGCGCGGGACGCTCTGATGAAGGCGTTGTCGCTCTCGTCGTACTTCATCTTCATCTCGAAGAACCCTGGGAGGAGGACAGCACATGAACATGAGTCGGGATGATTACATGACACATACTTTCACTATTTCTCTCAGTACAACAGTCTGACACTAAATCATGCTTCGGGCAACACGCAGCCCTTCCCATGAGAAAGCCTTCGATCGTGAAGGGAAAACAGTCTCGGCTGCTCGTTACTGCGTCTCATTATCACTGCGCTCAACGAGCCTCTGACTGATGCAGTGAACTCAACACAACTAACACCCAGAGCCGCTCCTGAAACATCCAGCAGATCCCTGCAGCACGGCGCCATCTGTTGATCACACATCAGCATTTCAGTCCCACTCACTGTTAAAAACAGCATTGTTGTCCTTGAAGTCCTTCCACTGCTGATACCACTTAGAGTCCTTGTGCAGCACCACACCCATCGCCTCCctttgagagagaaaaacaccTTAAAACAATCCTGGAATATGCAACAATACACTTTCTTCCTAACATAAATATATGGTGATGATATCAGCCCCTGAGATGCGACCTACTCGTTGGCCTCAAAGACTTTGTCTTCTGCGCCTCCTGCCTTGGAGGAGAAATCGCTCCTCTTCCTCAGTCTGGTGGGCGGCCGGTACGGGCCCATCTGTCCGAAGTCACCGATCTCTTTCTTGACGCTCTCCACACCCTGAAGACGACAAGAGTTGAAACGATTAAGCCATTCAGGTCATTCTTACGCCACTTACACGCAAGAAAAAGCCACGTAATTCATAGCCTATAACGTAATGAGCATTTCTGTGATGTGAAGACTCAACAACATGATACAGACCTGTGAAATCGCCCGAAACGCTCCGGTCTTTCCCAGTTTTTCTCCCCCTTTAGACACCGTCTCCGCCGACTGTTCCATGCCTTCTTTGATTTTCTTTCCGATGTCCGAGCGGCCGACCTCTTCCAGACCCTGAGGAGAAACGCATGGAATTAGCATGAATCAGCtcctaaaatattttacaaatgtattgcaAATATAAAGCTTTGCAGAATGTTTAAATAACACAACATGCATTGAATAAAACAACTCTGAGCGGTCGTGCAAATCACTTCAGTTAAATCCAAATGAATAGGGTAAAAAATCAACCAAAAAATATCACCATTACTTCCTAGTTGAATGATTAGATTAATAAGAATtgcaacttttattttgttaatacaatttttctaaaatatttagtttagatATACAAATGAGAGATTATCGAAGTAGATACAACACTAATTTGCAAACATTTCCAGAGCAGAAATATGCAAAGCTAGGCTCGAAATTATTGCGTCACtttgttgacatattagagtcaaaggTTTTTACAGAAGGAATTtcggatatatatatttttttcactccaaaaataaaaaaaaaactgttaatagacgggaaaaaaatcatgttttttggaacacaattttgtaaataaaaacaggtgattgatatttatttataaaactaaaacagCAAAAATTTTCAGGATACAAatgggaataaaactgtaaaacttggtgcatgtaagtgctgctgaagttgAGAAAAAACTCATTTAGTGGAAGTCACCTTTCAAGATAatatattgtaattgaaatctaaagAGACGAATAGTGCAGCAATAAACCATgcaaatgatatatgaacaaaccccacagtaaaaaccttcaggatATAGATGggtataaaactgtaaaatttggGGCTTGTACGTGCTGCCGAAGTTGagaaaaaacttgttttgaaGAAGTCTCCTTTCAAGACTTCTATTGTAATTGAggaataaagtgcaataataaatCCACGCaaacaataaataatgaaacCCTCATTAAAGATCTTCAGGatatagataggaataaaactGTCAAATGTGGTGCTTGTAAGTGCCACCGAAATGTCGAAAAAATTCAATTtgccactgaattaaaaaaacaaaaaaaacaacggttttgatttaaatattaaatgtgttttccaCATAAAGTCAAAACTAAATCCAACAGTTTATTGTGCAACATAATCCTTCGCAGAACATGACAATAATGCGGTGCAAATATTCTGGAAAAACATAACGTTCAGCACTTATGCAAATCGCTGCACAtttaatgaatacataaatataaatgtgctcTGAAATGAGAAAAATTGCATGTCAAGATTTGCTGGAACggccaaaaaaaaaacccagctttAATTACACTCACCTCCTTCACCGTCTCTGATATCGTCCCGAGTGTTTTCTTCAACACGTCAGAAGTTTTAACTGTTTCGGACTCGATGGTTTTCTGGAAGACACCCACAAAAAACACCATTTTAAATTAGAGAGACGCCATGTCTGGCTAGTTTAGAATCACGAAATCGTACATATTTCCTCCGGGCTTGCTTGAGGGCTTCCGACTCCTCTAGTTTTTTGGCCTCCTCGCGAAACTTCTTGATGTTCTCCTTCATCTCCTTGTTCTTGCTCAGTTCCTGCTTGAGATTGTCCATAAACTCTCCGAGAAAGCCTCTGCGACCGCCACCGGAGGACATAAACCTCGCCTGCGGATGACTTACGTGTGAAAATAATGCTTTAAATCCACTATTTCCCCCCCAAAACAAATAATGTGTGACCCTCACCTGCGCCGTGGCAGCCGCCGGGCCACATATCCTGTACACATGAGCTCTGTCGTATAAAGACGCATACTGACGAGCAACTAAAAGTGCAGAACTTCTCCTGACACACAGCTGAGGAGAAAAACATGCATCATAATACAGTTTTTACAGAATTATGAATGAAAAAACACCATCTAGTGACAGTTTTGCCATAGATAAACATGCTCAGGAATTTATGTCACTGTCAAACAAGACTTTATACATAAATTACTTATATATCATAAAACTTTGATGCTTTTCCAAAATATACCATGGTATTCCCATGGTGCACGTCCATAAAGCATGGTAAAACCATGGTACTTTATGGTTAAGAGGTCTAAACACAATCAATTCCTGTCTTTTTTGTGATTTGTACATACGTAATCTGATTTAAGAGCTTCGTTTGTTATGTTATTACAATATGTAATGTTACATCAAGGCCAGAATCATGTTTCATAAGCATGACTGATCCATCTATTCACATTGCAGCGTTATAAACGCGCGGTTCTGTTGAACCAATCGCACGCTCGTGCTGCTTTAATCGCGGGCGTCGCGTTTATCATACCAATGTCGATCGCGTTGTTAAAGAGCGCTTAATAATCGGTTTAAATGAGAAACTCACCTGGTAACACTGACACAAGGAGGCCGCCATCTTGGAACCGCTGCGAGTGACCCGTTTGGCTGGTGACCTTGTGACGCAATTCCGGGGGAGGAGCGACGTCTCTGGGCAGCCAATGAATAGACTCGTGTTCTCTGACGTGTCGCTTGGTATGTCTTTTATATATTGTAtggaatctatctatctatc
This DNA window, taken from Carassius auratus strain Wakin chromosome 22, ASM336829v1, whole genome shotgun sequence, encodes the following:
- the LOC113039304 gene encoding mitochondrial import inner membrane translocase subunit TIM44-like isoform X2 — protein: MAASLCQCYQLCVRRSSALLVARQYASLYDRAHVYRICGPAAATAQARFMSSGGGRRGFLGEFMDNLKQELSKNKEMKENIKKFREEAKKLEESEALKQARRKYKTIESETVKTSDVLKKTLGTISETVKEGLEEVGRSDIGKKIKEGMEQSAETVSKGGEKLGKTGAFRAISQGVESVKKEIGDFGQMGPYRPPTRLRKRSDFSSKAGGAEDKVFEANEEAMGVVLHKDSKWYQQWKDFKDNNAVFNRFFEMKMKYDESDNAFIRASRAVTDKMTDIIGGLFSKTEMSEVLTEILKVDPNFDKDSFLKQCERDIIPNILEAMIQGELDVLKDWCYEATYSQLAHPIQQAKAMGLQFHSKILDIDNIDLAMGKMMEQGPVLIITFQAQLVMVIRNMKGEVVEGDPEKVIRMMYVWALCRDQDELNPYAAWRLLDISASSTEQIL
- the LOC113039304 gene encoding mitochondrial import inner membrane translocase subunit TIM44-like isoform X1; this translates as MAASLCQCYQLCVRRSSALLVARQYASLYDRAHVYRICGPAAATAQVRVTHYLFWGGNSGFKALFSHVSHPQARFMSSGGGRRGFLGEFMDNLKQELSKNKEMKENIKKFREEAKKLEESEALKQARRKYKTIESETVKTSDVLKKTLGTISETVKEGLEEVGRSDIGKKIKEGMEQSAETVSKGGEKLGKTGAFRAISQGVESVKKEIGDFGQMGPYRPPTRLRKRSDFSSKAGGAEDKVFEANEEAMGVVLHKDSKWYQQWKDFKDNNAVFNRFFEMKMKYDESDNAFIRASRAVTDKMTDIIGGLFSKTEMSEVLTEILKVDPNFDKDSFLKQCERDIIPNILEAMIQGELDVLKDWCYEATYSQLAHPIQQAKAMGLQFHSKILDIDNIDLAMGKMMEQGPVLIITFQAQLVMVIRNMKGEVVEGDPEKVIRMMYVWALCRDQDELNPYAAWRLLDISASSTEQIL